A stretch of DNA from Desmonostoc muscorum LEGE 12446:
TGCAAATACGTTAGCAGCTGCATCAATACTTTCAGTTTTGTATTTTCGGGATAACGCAATAGCCTCATCTTTGACCTTCTGTTCTACAATATTTGAAGAAAGTTCTGGAGCTTTTACCAGCAGTACTTCAAATTTAATTTTTCGCTCAAATCTTTTCAATTCAGTTAAGGCTCTTTCTTCCTGAGAAGAATTTAAGAAAGTTTTCGATGGCTCTTGGCTCCAGAATTTATAAATCAAAGGTTGAATTACAAATGTTTTAAACAGATTATTCACTAAGAATGGAACAATAAATAGAATTAACAAATAACGGAGAGAACTAATTGTTCTCTGACGAGAAGCGCGAAACTCTTCAACAACCTTATGCTCTGCATTTGGCTCTAGTGCTTGTTTTAGCTTTTCCAGAGTTTGTAGTATCGACCGAGGAACAAAGCTAGCTTTTTGATATTTTGGATTAGGTTTCATTCTCATTTGTTCGATAAAGTCAGGCTAGTAGTATTACCGTTGTGGCTGAACTAAAAAGCCTGAAAATAGTGTGGAGCAAAGCCAAGGAATAAGCTCCTAAAATTTACTATATATAATCAAGATGAAATTAGGATGAAATAAATCATCGAAAACTAAATATTCAATAATAAAAAATCAAACTTTTGGTCATAACTAGTTACTGTATGACCAAAAGTCTGATTAAGCTTTAAAAATAAGGAGCATGAAACTAAAATCTAGTATAGACAATTTAATTACATTGATATGCAATAGATTCAAATTTTCTTCTATTAAGTAGATTGCTTGGCTTAAGTTTTACTACAAAATTATGAAATTGACATGAAATTTTTAGAGGATTTGAGATAAAAAACTTACTCCTGTAGACAGAAGTTAATGCTGGGATAAATTCCTAAATTTAAATCTTATAACGGGAGAGCAAGTCAGGTTAAGCTATAAGATTGAATTTTCCATAAAAACCTGGATAGAGTCAAAATATTTGGGAGTTTTAATAATTAGTGAAACTTTTTTATTGATAAATATGCATTATTATTTTTTTCCAAATTCAGGAATAATTATCATTTTCCATGAGGAGATATAACTACTAAATTTGCTTGACTCAAAGTTAAAACTTTGATATAAACTAAAGGTTCAATTATTGATAATAGGGCACTTTATCTGCTTTAAACCACCCCAATATACTCAGAGGGTTGGGGTCAGTTATGGCGAGGAACAGGACTCTATGCTGAATTTGAGAAATGTATTACCAAGTTTGCCAGATAAGTAGATTATCCGAAAAAAACAGTCAATTTTAATAAGTTATCTGTGTGCCGCAAAGATTATCAAGGCGTAAACGTTTAAAGAAATTGCTAGCTTTGGTATTCAACCCTTGAGGTTGGATTCCTACGCGTAAATGATGGAGTTAGACAAACATCCATCCAAAAAGGCTGGCAATTTTCCAAACGATTGTAACTCGTCTGTGTGGGTGGCACAGCCCTTTAAAGGCATTTCAGTTGGTTGGCTGTTTTTTTATGTCCACGTACCTACAACTAAAAAAATGGCAATCAGAGACATCTTTGACAAACGATTCATCACCGACGACCTATTGGCATCTATAGTTGTATTTCTTGTCGCACTGCCTCTGTGCATGGGGATTGCGATCGCTTCGGGAGTGCCTCCAGCTCGTGGCTTAGTGACAGGAATGGTAGGCGGAATTATTGTTGGCGCGATCGCAGGTTCCCCACTACAAGTCAGTGGCCCAGCTGCTGGACTTGCTGTCATTGTCGCAGAACTGATCCGCGATTACGGCATTGAAATGCTCGGGCCTATTCTTCTGCTGGCAGGATTAATCCAATTGCTGGCGGGAGTATTCAAGCTGGGTCAGGTGTTCCGCGCCATATCTCCGGCAGTGATCTATGCAATGCTTGCAGGTATAGGCGTACTGATCTTCGCTTCTCAATTCCACGTAATGGTCGATGACTTGCCACGCGCGAGCGGAATTGAGAACCTAATTTCTATTCCCAACGCCATCTACAAGGGTATCTTTTTCAGCGACGCCAACAATCATCAAATTGCTGGAACCAGCCATCAAATTGCTGCGCTGATAGGTCTGGTTAGCATCTTCACCCTCGTAGTTTGGGATAAGTTTAAGCCTCGAAGATTGAACTTGCTACCTGGTGTTCTAATTGCTGTGGTGGTAGCAACTGCGATCGCCGCCATCATGAAGCTGCCAATTAAATACATCGATGTGCCTGCTAATCTTGCTTCTGCAATTCAATTGCCAACGCCTGGTTCCTTAACGCGCCTGCTTCAAGCACCACTGCTTATGGAAGCAATAGCGATCGCCTTAATCGCCAGTGCAGAAAGCCTACTCTCAGCCGCCGCAGTAGACCGACTGCACCAGGGACAAAAAACGGATTTTGATCGCGAACTGGCCGCGCAAGGTTTTGGCAACATGATTTGTGGAGTGCTGGGGGCGCTACCAATGACAGGGGTGATTGTCCGCAGTTCCGTTAACGTGGAAGCAGGGGGTAAAACGAGACTTGCCACGATGTTTCACGGCTTGTGGCTGCTGGCTCTGGTGATTGCTGCACCGGATTTTCTAAAGCTAATTCCTACTTCCAGTCTGGCAGCGATTCTAGTTTACACAGGCTACAAGCTGGTGGAAGTAGAGAAAATCCGCAATCTAAAGCAGTACGGGCGCTTTCCTCTGGCGATTTACTTTGCCACCTTAATCGGTATTGTCGTTACCGATTTGCTTACTGGCGTGCTAATCGGCATTGTACTGTCAGCCGTCAACCTGATCTACAAAGTATCTAATCTTAAAATTCACTTTGAAAAAGATGAAAAAAATCAACGGATTGATATGCACTTAGAAGGAGCGGCAACATTTATTCGGTTGCCAATGCTTGCAAAAGCCCTAGAACAGGTTCCACCAAGAACTGCACTGCATCTGCACCTAGAAAAGCTATCTTACATTGACCACTCTTGCCTCGACTTGTTCTCAGTGTGGGAGAAGCAACAGAAGCAGACGGGAAGCACCCTCGTCGTGCAGTGGGATGGTTTGGTGGAGCGCTACCGCCAACCGTTTGTCATTGGGCGATCGCAAAGAGCGACGTAGAAATCTTCGCTGTCTGCTTATTCCGGAGAGTGGTGCTAGACAGCATTAGACAAGCATTACTACCAACCAGCTTGGACATTAGTTTGCGAAATTGAGCCACTCTTTGCACTAAAGTCGCGCAGAATCGAGAGCAACGCGATTTTGTAGGGTACACTCTAACCTAATATTCAAGTCGTACATTTAGGTGTTTTTGTCTCTAAGTATCTAATTATAGCAATTCCCAGTTGAGTGAGGTACAGAATCAATGTTTTTAAACGCAGAGGGACGTAGAGGAAAGCGCAGAAGCAATATGACAATCTCCATCTTCCTCACAAATGCCTAACTCATCTTTTATTTCCCGACAACTCTATTTATTGTTCTCTTCAAAGACTTAATGGAGACATCCCAACATGAGTTTGACTGAAAAACTTCAATCTGTATTTGTCATCATTGCCATCTTAATTGGGCTGATACTGGGACAAATCAAATGGGTTGAGGAAAATGCTGTATCTTTGATTGTTCCATCCTTGATGGTCATGCTCTATGGGGTATTTCTAAATATTCCACTTAATCGTTTAGGTCAGGCATTTCAAAACTACAAGATGACCGGACTTATTTTGGGAATGAACTTTATTTGGACACCTGTTTTTGTTTGGGGATTGGGAGCTATTTTCCTACGGGACTCTCCCGATCTTTGGGTTGGGCTAATTATGCTGATGGTCACACCTTGTACTGACTGGTATCTCATTTTTACAGGGATTGCCAAAGGAAATGTTGCTTTAGCTACAGCCTTCCTTCCTTGGAATATGATCTTGCAAGTGGTTCTCCTACCCGTCTATCTGTTAGTTTTTGTTGGAAAATTGGTGCAGATTGATACAGCGATTTTTCTCGAAAGCATTGCGCTGGTTTTAGTTGTTCCTATGCTTTTAGCGTTTATCGCTAAGTGGTTAATACCAAAGGTAAACGGGTTTTGGCGTGAAATTCCACTGAAAATAGCAGCAGGGCAAACGCTATTTCTGTGTTTGGCAATTACAGCGGTATTTGCCTCGCAGGGGCAAACCCTAATTCAGCGTCCAGATGTACTGCTAAAAATGTTACCACCTATCCTTATTTTCTATGTAATTACCTTTTTGCTGACTCAAGTAATCTCACGATTCGGCAACTTTAGTTACGAGGATTTTGCTTGCTTCAGTTGCACAACACTTGCACGCAATTCACCCCTTGCATTAGCGATCGCTACATCTGTTTTCCCTGATCGTCCTTTGATTACCCTTGTTTTAGCTATTGAACCACTTATCGAACTGCCTGTCATGGTGCTAGTCTCCCAGTTGTTGCTCTTTCTGCGTCGTAAAGGGCAGTATTCTCAGATGGAGAGATAGCTAAATTGGCGTTATAATCTCCCTACCTGACCCAGTTATGATTTTGTTCAGCCCACATCGTTCGTAAAAGATTGACAGTTAGAGTGTTGCATAAAAAGAGGAATTGGCGTCCATGACGTTATAGTTTGCAGTTCCTTGCACCAACAGTTGCAACACATTCATCGAGATTAGAACAGTTGCAGTTCACCATAACTAGTAGATGTAGCTAAGAGTGTAGAAGAGTGTACCCGTTACTAAATACCCAACAATTGACTTAAACTAGGTTATCAGGAGCAAAAGGACATTGGTAACTCGGATCGCCTATTTCCACCTGAATGGTTGGGTGTTCAATGCTGAAATTGTCGTGAAGCTCACGGACTACCCGTGCTAAAAAAGTATCACCGGGATAACCTGCTGGGATGACAAGGTGAACAGTGAGTGCTGTTTCTGTGGTACTCATTGCCCAAATATGCAAGTCGTGAACTTGAGCCACGCCAGGGAGTTCGGTTAGATAAGTACGGACAGCCAAAGGTTCTATTCCTGCTGGTACAGCATCTGTAATTAAATTCAAGGATTCCTGTAAAAGTCCCCAAGTGCCAGCTACAATCACCACAGTAACAATCAAACTCACCGCTGGATCAAACCACAGCCAACCTGTAGCAATAATTGCAATACCAGCCAGTACAACCCCTACAGATACCGCAGCATCTGCAACTAGATGTAAGAATGCGCCTCTGATGTTCAAGTCACTTTTACGCCCCGACAAGAACATCAAAGCACTTACTGTGTTAATGACAATTCCTATAGCTGCTACTGTAATTACTATTCCTCCTGCTACTGGAGCAGGTTCACGAAACCGTTGAATTGCTTCCCAGCCAATACCGCCAGAAACAACTAGGAGAAAGGCGGCGTTCAAAAGCGCAGCCAAAATTGAAGAACGGCGCAGCCCGTAGGTGCGACGTGATGTCGGGCGACGACGGACGAGGATGCTTGCTCCCCAAGCAAGTAGTAAACCCAGAACATCGCTTAAATTGTGACCTGCATCGGCAATCAAGGCAAGGGAGTTAGCAACAATGCCATAGGTTGCCTCAATGACGACAAATCCTGTGTTGAGGGCAACACTGATAATAAAGGCACGGTTGTAATTACTGCCACCGTGGTCGTGTCCGTGACTATGATTATGAGACATGACTGCCTTTCACACTCCGGTGGAGAGAACTTCTATGGTTTGACAAGTAACGAACTTGTCTTTAAGCATATGTTTGACTAAGGAAAAAAATTCGGTTATTGCAGTTTCACTATCAATAACCGTAACGAGAAGCGGTAGTGCAGAGGACTCAGTAGACGGATCTAGCTTATTTAGAGTACGAAAAACGCCATGTTTGCCATATCCAGAAATTGCCCGCACTACCGTTACCCCTGTTAATCCTTGTCTGCGAGCCATTCCGAGTAGAACTTGATGAAGGGGTTGATGTTCCCAACAATCCAACTCGCTAACATAAATTGTTAATTGTTTCCATGTTGTCATGATAATTTTTTTATATTTACGAATATGTAAAGATAATTTTTGACTGAGATACTAAGTAGGTAGACAGGAATAAATAGACGTGGTAATGGAAGGCTTTGGCTATCTCAGCTTTTCAAAAATTAAACGGGATTGCTATATCTCCCTTTCATCTTAATAATAGGGATTATTCTAGTTTTGAACTTTGCCTAGTAACATACAAGCAGTTGACCGAAAACGAAAAGGATACAAGCCCCTAAATTTATTTATGGAGAAGCAAAAAAATGTATTTCGAGATGCACAGCGCAAGAAATACGAAGTCCGTTTACAAGCCCCTAAATTTATTTATGGGGATCATTAATTTTGAATTTTGAATTTTGAATTTTGAATTCGGAGCGTTCGCCCCTGGCGTCTCGTAGAGAAGCGACGTGACTCTTGTTATTTATAGAATTAGGGACAGTAGTTAAATAATGAAATAAACTCATTTGAAACATAACTGTCCCGCAAGCAAGACAAACTTGCTATTGATTAAAATTAAACCGACCGTTTAGCTTTTCACCGCCGACATCCGCAGTAATTTTCACCTGATATTGACCAGTTGCTTGTTCTGATACTTCTGCTTCGTAAAGTTTACCATCAGCGTTATATGCAAGAGGTATCGACTTTTGTTTTCCATCTGGTAGTTGAATTGCAGCTGTAACTTGAGCATTAGAAACTACCTCATGCTTCTCGCCTTTTTTCAAATAAAAATCTAAATGAGTTCCTTTATCTTCTTTTTCTGTGACTAACTCTAAATGATATTGACCTGATTCAACAACTTGACCACCATGTGAATGTTCTTTACCTTCTTGTGATTCATCGTTTTTATGAGAATGGCCTTTTTCATCATGTTCTTTGGATGAATCACCTGATTTAGTAGCTTCGGTTTTTGAAGTATTTGCTGCTGGATTTGTAGTAGATTCCGTGTTACTGCTTGAATTATTTTCTTGACTTCCGCCATTACAAGCTCCCAAAAAAAGTAATCCTATACTTGTAAAAGCAACCAAACCTAATTTTAATGATTTCATGGGTTTACTCCTCATCACTTGTTAGTAATTGAAACACAATTTGGTATCTGAACAGTTGGCAAAAACATAGAAAAATAGTCTTAAATACCAATTTACACGCATTACAGCTACAAATCATTCCTCCCTTGCCGCCTGCTCCCTTGCTGCCCATTTGTAGCAACCTGAAAGTGAAATGGTATAAACCAGTTAACAAGGAGCAGGTAAAGGGTACGGCGTTATCAGCCCCAGAAAATATGAGGTTTTTACCTCATGCAGTCGAACCTTGGGTAACTTCAATATCTTGTATTGGTGTGGTCTTTCTCGGCACCAAAAATTTCCTAAACTGCACATAGGAAGCTGGAAGTACTAACAGGGTTAAAGCAGTAGAGGTAAACAATCCACCTAATACTACAACGGCTAGTGGCTGAAGAATTTCTTTGCCTGCACCACTACCAATTACCAAAGGTACCATACCAAGAGCAGATGCTAATGCTGTCATTAAAATAGCAACTAAGCGTTCCATTGAACCTTCCATCAAAACCTGCGGTAAAGGTTGTCCTTCTGCCAATCTGGCATTGTAGTTCTCAACCAACAAAAGTCCATTACGTGCTGCTACACCAAATAGAGTAATAAATCCTACCATTGAAGCTACGGAAATGATGCCACTTGTCAAGGCTATGGAAATCACACCACCAATTAATGCCAAAGGCAAATTAATTAAAATCATCATGGTTGCAGGAATTGATTTAACAGCAAAGTAAAGGATGAGTGCGATCGCCACAAATGCTAATCCCCCAGCCGAAATTAAAGTTTTCGTCGCTCCCTCTTGCGCTTCAAATTGACCACCGTATTCAATAAAATATCCAGCGGGTAATTGCACCTGTTGCTTAACTCTCTCCCGAATATCCTTAATTACAGAACCTAAATCTCGTCCAGCCACGTTGCTAGATACGACAATATAGCGGGAGACGTTTTCGCGGTTGATGGTATTGGGGCCTGTACCATAGTTGATTTTTGCGACTTGGGCTAAGGGAATTTTTTGTCCGTTGGGTGTATCAACTAGCAAATTACCGATAATTTCAATATTGTTACGGTATTTTTCTTGCAACCAAACCACCATATCAAAGGTTTGTTGTTGCTCTAATACTTGGGAAACGACTCGCCCATTCAGTGCAGTTTCTACTACCTCTGATAATTCGCCAATAGTTAAACCATAGCGGGCTGCTGCATCGCGGTCGAATTGAATTTGTACCTGTTTAATCGGTACTTGCGGTTCAAGTTGCAAATCTACTAGACCCGAAACCTGGCCCATAGCTGATTGTACTTGTTGACCAAGAGTGCGGAGTTGTTCCAAATCGGGGCCAAAAATTTTCACAGCGATCGCACTCCGTACACCTGAGAGTACCTCATCCATCCGGTGCGAAATAAACCCGCCGATATTGGGAACGACTCCGGGAATTTTTTCAAATTCTTTACGAATCGTTTCAATTGTTTCTTCTCGGTCTTTTGCCCCCTCCTCGCTGAGTTGGACATCTATTTCCGCCCCGTTTACACCAGCCACCTCAGTATCCCCCACAGCCCGTCCAGAGCGCAATTGAGCCGTTTCAACCCCAGGATTTTTTTTCAGGGCTTCTTCGATCGCTATGCCTACTTGATTAGTCGCATCCAGAGATTGACCAGGCATTAAAACTGCGGCGATCACCAAAGAGCGGTCTTGGAATTCTGGTAAAAAAACTTGCCCTAAACCCAGCATAATTACCAATGAAGCCACAAAGCCAGCCATTGCCATTCCCAAAACAATTTTGGGGCGGCGCATAGAAAATTTCAAAGCTGGACGGTAAAGTTTATGGGTTTGTTTTTCTAACCAAGTTTCTGTACTGGGTAATCTTGTATTCGTTAACAACAGGGCGCACATTGCTGGGGTTAATGTCAGCGCTACTAAGGTGGAAGCAGCAATTGACAGCAGATAGGCTAAACCCATTGGTGCAAAAATTCGACCTTCCACACCAGAGAGGGCGAAAATCGGTGCAAAGACAACTGCAATAATAATTGTGGCGAAGAGGACGCTAACCCGCACCTCAACTGAACCATTGAAGACTACTTGCAGGGGTGGAATGGGATTACCCGCTAGTTGGTTTTCCCGCAAGCGGCGATAGACGTTTTCCATATCTACAATGGCATCATCCACTACTGAACCAATAGCCACCACCAGTCCGCCCAAAGTCATGGTGTTAATGCCTTGTCCTGTCCAGTTCAGAATCATCATTCCTAATAATAAGGACACGGGTAAGGCGCTCAAACTAATGATTACCGTGCGCCAATTCATCAAAAACAGAATCAGGATGACGGAAACGATGATAGTACCATCACGCAAAGCTTCTTCGACGTTTTCGATCGAGGCTTCGATAAAATCTTCCTGACGGAAAGTAGTTGTAATTTTGACATCTTTAGGCAGACCGGCTTGAATTTCCTCGATTGCTGCCTCAACTGCCTTCGTTACTTTTGGCGTATCTGCTGTTGGCTGTTTGTTGACTGTCAAAATTACCGCTTTTTTACCCGCAAAACTGCCATCGCCGCGTTTGAGTGCTGCACCAATTTGTACATCCGCCACCTGTTCCAATAGTACTGGCGTGCCATTTTTGGCTTTAATTACTGATTTTTTCAACTGCTCAATAGATTCAATCCGCCCTACCCCTCGCACCAATGTCTCTTGGTCAGGAGTAATTAAAAATCCCCCTGGTGCATTGGTGTTGGATGCTTGTGCTGCTTTGGTGACATCATCAAGCGAAACATTAAACGCTTTCAGCTTATCAGGGTTAACCAACACTTGATACTGACGCTCATCCCCACCAAATACAACAATATTACTTACACCAGGGACAGCCAGCAGCCGATTCTTCACTTGCCAGTTGACAATCCGCCATACCTCCATTATTGAAGTGTTTTCGGAGGTAAAGGCGTATTTGACAGTCCATCCTAAAGGCGAACTGACGGGAAGAACCTCTGGATCTTCTACACCTTGCGGTAGTTGACTGCGTGCTTGTTGTAACCGTTCTGTCACCAATTGGCGAGCGCGATAAATTTCTGTATCCGAGCTAAAAGTCGCTCTCACAGCAGAAAGACCTACAGCCGAGGAAGAACGTAATGCTTCCAGTCCAGGGGTACCGTTGATGGCACTTTCTATTGGTCGGGTGACTAGGGACTCAACTTCTTCTGCTGCAAGTCCTGGGGCTTCGGTCATAATTTCGACCTGGGGCGGGGCAAAGTTGGGAAATACATCCAGTGGCATTTGCGTAAGGACGAGAAAGCCCCAAACAGATATGAGGATGGAAGCAATAACTATTAGCCAGCGTTGAGCGATCGACCATTTAACAATATAATCAAGCATTTTTAAACGTTTTAAGGGATGTCTGCTTGCTGTGCAGCTAAGTAAGTTTAAAGATCAAGTACTTTACCTACTCTCCCAAATGAAGATGAAATTGAGATGAAATTTTTAGCTTTAACTTAAAGTTGCCCCACGTCTGTCCCTTCGGGAAGCGCGGGATGAATTTTTGGGCATTGTTACTAAACTATCAACGGGAGCAATGCGATTTTGTGAGGTCTGGTCAAAAACAAGCGATGCCTGCGGCGGGCGTAGCCATCGCTAAAAATTATATTTAGGTACAAGGTGATTTTATTTGCAAATAAAATACTGGTTTGCACAAAAATTCATCTTGATGAAATATCTCAAAAAGATTAATAGCAAGTCATTTGACGATTTTTTATAAAAATATCTGCAATCAGCCTTTCATACTTAGTATGAATTATGTCAAAAAGTAAATTAAAGGCAAGATTAAAGTATAAAATTTATCAAGCAGCTTGGGGTTTGATAAAAGAATTAAAGATAGAACCACAAAAATTATCCCAACTTCCAGCCATCCATTGACAACGCAGATGTAAGATAATTTCTGCATTTTCTTTCAACCAAAATTTACTGTTACCCTTGATTCTTAAGTTGACAACTTGACGAATTAAACTCTCAATTGCTCCACTACCTATTGGTAGTTTTTGGTCTAGTATCTTAGCGTAATTTAAACGCCTTTCACGATAGGCACGTAAAAGGTAATTTCTCTGTGTGACCATAGTTTTACAACGCTCTCCCGTAGCTTCAGATATAAATTCATCCATCTGCCTAATTATGGTCATGGCATTACTTTTTTTTAAAGTTCTCCGTGCTTTTTTAAACCAATTATTCCGCTCCTTATCATCACTAAACGCTACATCAGCAAATTTCTGTAGCCGTTCAGTAACATGGTAAAAATCAAATAATTGATAAGTCGCATCGGGAGATTTCAATTTCTTTAAAAGAGGGGGAATATGCTTCCAAATCCATTCAGCACCGTCAGCAACTAATAAAACTTGTTTTGCTTGACTAATTCCCAAACTAATCAGATGCATTTCTAAAATTGGCAAAAAGCCTTTATAGTCTTCATAAGTGCCATCATTTACAATGTTTATTTCGCCATTTTTAACTTTTTTACCCTGTTCATCAACCACATAAATTGTTAATAATTTTGGCTCAACCCATTCCCCTGTAAAGCCGTGCTTGTTTGTTTTGAGATTTTTTCTACCTTTTTTATTAATCCTAATTCTACTCCTGCCACCATCTACAGCAATCACAACTCTCTGGTCTTTAAGTATATTCCCACCAGGTAATTTACCTTGTTGCAAGTTAGATATTTTAGTTTGACGTAAATCAATGCTGATTTGACCAAATTTATATGTCAATCGTTCAATTCGTTTAAGACTAATATTAATTCCCCAATCACCCAGGATTGTATGTGCGGCTTCAAAAGAACTAGCTATGGCACCATATTTTGTAATATCTGACCAAACTAATGGGGTCAAGCCTTCTGACATTCCTAACCATTTTAGCAAGGGGCAGAATCCAACATTAGTAGATTTATTCTTCGCTTTCTTTTCTCTTTTTTGAACAACGTATGGTAATTTAAGATTTACTACAACATTACCTACTGTTAATATTTCCCTCTTCGTATAACCGTGTCTTTGTGTGTCGGTATGCCACCATCCTTTGGTTTGATTAATTGCTGTTTGATGAGCCGACTCTGATTGAGAAAGCTTATGCAATAATATGGCGATACATTGACCCGCTAAAACTAAGGCAGCCTGTCTAATTTTTTCTTCTCTTTCTTTAACTATTTTTCCAGACCACTCCTCGATATTTTTCAAATCTAAAAGGTTAGTCACATCCTTTTGAAAATCTGATAATGAATCGGCAAAATTTAAATTTGCAGATATATTTTTTTTCATAAAGGTAGATACTTCCTATTTCAAAACTATTCCTGAAAGGAAATTTTACCTTTTTTTCTAGTAGCAACAATGTACAGAAACTTTGTTTTTGGTAGCAGGTTGTATCTTCTAAGCAATATTGCTGCAACTTTTGTATAAAATACTAAATATATACGTAAGAGTTTATTAGCGATCGCTCTCCAGGTGGGGTCATCTCACAAAATCGCATTGCTCCCGTCAAAAATCAACCACTCAGGTGACCTGAGTGCAGGAGGCTGAGACTAATAAAAAATAAGACTCTGCTACCTTAAACCCTTCAATGCTGCTTTCTAGCTTATCAAGATGACCTAAAAGCACAAGGAATCAAGAGTGGTAACGTTTTAGTATCCCAATACCAAATAAGAAACCTGACTGCATTAGATGTGGTTAAGGCTGGTATCAACATTACACTCGCCCAAAAGATAGATACATTTTTGAAAAGTTGAAGCACACTTGTAGGAGCAACTTTAACTATTCAATAATGGTGTGGCAATGTGGCTGAAATATGGTGTAAATGAAGAAGGTATCTTGATATGTATTGAAGATATCACAAGAGGTAAGACTTTACTTAAGTGTCCTTACTGTCATGGGGAGTTAACTGCTAAAAAAGGCAAGATGAAAGAGCATCATTTTGCTCATCATGGAGAAACTTGTCGCCCGATAGCTAACCGAAAATTCCCTACTCTCCCACTTTATGACAATTTCAATATTCAATTTAGGACTTACGCAAAAAAACCTCTCTAACTCTTATTCCTCTGTGTTCTCTGCGTCCTCTGTGGTTCGTTTTCCGTTACCTGTGCGTAAGTCCTGCAATTATCTGGCAAGGATTTGGCACAGTTAAAACTGCTCTGGAAGGAGTACGGAGCCAAAAATTCCCCTATTAGTTCGTGCTTAGTTACTCCAGGGTTGATAAAAGCGGGAATGTTGAGAAAAAATGTTTGCATTCGACCACCTGCGTATGAATTCACGATT
This window harbors:
- a CDS encoding efflux RND transporter permease subunit is translated as MLDYIVKWSIAQRWLIVIASILISVWGFLVLTQMPLDVFPNFAPPQVEIMTEAPGLAAEEVESLVTRPIESAINGTPGLEALRSSSAVGLSAVRATFSSDTEIYRARQLVTERLQQARSQLPQGVEDPEVLPVSSPLGWTVKYAFTSENTSIMEVWRIVNWQVKNRLLAVPGVSNIVVFGGDERQYQVLVNPDKLKAFNVSLDDVTKAAQASNTNAPGGFLITPDQETLVRGVGRIESIEQLKKSVIKAKNGTPVLLEQVADVQIGAALKRGDGSFAGKKAVILTVNKQPTADTPKVTKAVEAAIEEIQAGLPKDVKITTTFRQEDFIEASIENVEEALRDGTIIVSVILILFLMNWRTVIISLSALPVSLLLGMMILNWTGQGINTMTLGGLVVAIGSVVDDAIVDMENVYRRLRENQLAGNPIPPLQVVFNGSVEVRVSVLFATIIIAVVFAPIFALSGVEGRIFAPMGLAYLLSIAASTLVALTLTPAMCALLLTNTRLPSTETWLEKQTHKLYRPALKFSMRRPKIVLGMAMAGFVASLVIMLGLGQVFLPEFQDRSLVIAAVLMPGQSLDATNQVGIAIEEALKKNPGVETAQLRSGRAVGDTEVAGVNGAEIDVQLSEEGAKDREETIETIRKEFEKIPGVVPNIGGFISHRMDEVLSGVRSAIAVKIFGPDLEQLRTLGQQVQSAMGQVSGLVDLQLEPQVPIKQVQIQFDRDAAARYGLTIGELSEVVETALNGRVVSQVLEQQQTFDMVVWLQEKYRNNIEIIGNLLVDTPNGQKIPLAQVAKINYGTGPNTINRENVSRYIVVSSNVAGRDLGSVIKDIRERVKQQVQLPAGYFIEYGGQFEAQEGATKTLISAGGLAFVAIALILYFAVKSIPATMMILINLPLALIGGVISIALTSGIISVASMVGFITLFGVAARNGLLLVENYNARLAEGQPLPQVLMEGSMERLVAILMTALASALGMVPLVIGSGAGKEILQPLAVVVLGGLFTSTALTLLVLPASYVQFRKFLVPRKTTPIQDIEVTQGSTA
- a CDS encoding competence protein CoiA family protein, with the protein product MWLKYGVNEEGILICIEDITRGKTLLKCPYCHGELTAKKGKMKEHHFAHHGETCRPIANRKFPTLPLYDNFNIQFRTYAKKPL
- a CDS encoding ISLre2 family transposase produces the protein MKKNISANLNFADSLSDFQKDVTNLLDLKNIEEWSGKIVKEREEKIRQAALVLAGQCIAILLHKLSQSESAHQTAINQTKGWWHTDTQRHGYTKREILTVGNVVVNLKLPYVVQKREKKAKNKSTNVGFCPLLKWLGMSEGLTPLVWSDITKYGAIASSFEAAHTILGDWGINISLKRIERLTYKFGQISIDLRQTKISNLQQGKLPGGNILKDQRVVIAVDGGRSRIRINKKGRKNLKTNKHGFTGEWVEPKLLTIYVVDEQGKKVKNGEINIVNDGTYEDYKGFLPILEMHLISLGISQAKQVLLVADGAEWIWKHIPPLLKKLKSPDATYQLFDFYHVTERLQKFADVAFSDDKERNNWFKKARRTLKKSNAMTIIRQMDEFISEATGERCKTMVTQRNYLLRAYRERRLNYAKILDQKLPIGSGAIESLIRQVVNLRIKGNSKFWLKENAEIILHLRCQWMAGSWDNFCGSIFNSFIKPQAA